From Halobacillus sp. Marseille-Q1614, the proteins below share one genomic window:
- a CDS encoding flagellar basal body rod C-terminal domain-containing protein: MLATSAGEPILWANEEPIVLTGNMEDIAFRVDGSVMVTRNGVSAVEGRLGVIEAVWPRMLESAGANRFRLPEGIEPGGILQQVDAQIVTGTLESSNVDLAREMTELQIVQRA, translated from the coding sequence ATGCTGGCGACATCCGCCGGTGAGCCGATCCTTTGGGCAAATGAAGAGCCAATAGTTCTGACAGGGAATATGGAAGACATTGCGTTTCGCGTAGATGGTTCGGTCATGGTGACGCGTAATGGAGTGTCAGCTGTCGAAGGTCGGCTTGGCGTGATCGAAGCTGTATGGCCAAGAATGCTTGAATCAGCAGGAGCTAATCGTTTTCGGCTGCCTGAAGGCATAGAGCCTGGTGGAATTTTACAGCAGGTAGACGCCCAGATAGTCACGGGAACTCTCGAATCTTCTAATGTCGATTTAGCGCGGGAAATGACGGAATTACAAATTGTACAGCGAGCCTAA
- a CDS encoding lmo0937 family membrane protein: protein MLWTIVAIILVIWLLGLVLDIAGGFINLLLIVAAIVIIMKVVRGRNKP from the coding sequence ATGCTTTGGACTATTGTTGCCATCATCCTTGTGATCTGGCTGTTAGGTCTTGTGCTCGACATAGCGGGCGGTTTTATTAATTTACTGCTTATTGTCGCAGCGATTGTGATCATTATGAAAGTTGTTCGTGGCAGAAATAAACCGTAG
- a CDS encoding class I SAM-dependent methyltransferase: MNEWIHAMQARKWMKKNESFLPVWHAYVGAELNLFHHFKKSRTVEDVSEETGYPVDLLASWTNVGVAVKHLKRRPNQTFRTSKKRCASLVGRNASPGVKALLKEIMELHMPTLLNYPKYMRSQKRARFDHERHGGIVAETSALLEHFAIKKIKKMIGDRKVTRIVDLGCGHGGYLRKLADDHSEVEMIGVDINEVVIEEARDKSRGYDHVHFEVGDIHSWTPDEGKADVILLHNIFHYVHPDSRQILLDHLNSYLSKDGLISVITPISETEHGEAFSSAFNSFFVAHSNLFALPTKNQLRQITSDCQFELFDLDPIIKEGSWFTFWLSPGITLHDLRQTQLAGSTEQTLAKQQQMSS, from the coding sequence ATGAATGAATGGATCCACGCCATGCAGGCCCGCAAATGGATGAAGAAAAACGAATCCTTTCTGCCGGTCTGGCATGCTTATGTAGGAGCAGAACTCAACTTATTCCACCATTTTAAGAAATCCCGCACTGTCGAAGATGTCAGTGAAGAAACCGGCTACCCGGTTGATTTACTTGCCTCCTGGACGAATGTCGGAGTTGCGGTCAAGCACTTAAAGCGCCGCCCGAACCAGACGTTTAGGACTTCGAAAAAACGCTGCGCCTCACTCGTTGGCAGAAACGCTTCACCCGGAGTAAAAGCTCTCTTAAAAGAGATCATGGAGCTGCATATGCCGACACTTTTAAACTATCCCAAATACATGAGATCACAAAAGCGCGCCCGCTTTGACCATGAGCGCCACGGCGGCATTGTAGCAGAAACGTCCGCACTCCTCGAACATTTTGCGATTAAGAAGATTAAGAAAATGATCGGTGACCGCAAAGTCACTCGGATTGTCGATTTAGGCTGCGGTCACGGCGGTTACTTACGAAAACTGGCCGACGACCATTCGGAAGTTGAAATGATCGGAGTCGATATTAACGAGGTTGTGATTGAAGAGGCACGTGATAAATCCCGGGGTTATGATCATGTCCATTTTGAAGTGGGAGACATTCATTCGTGGACGCCTGATGAAGGAAAAGCGGACGTCATTTTGCTGCACAATATTTTTCACTATGTTCATCCTGATTCACGTCAGATACTGCTCGATCACTTAAACAGCTATCTATCAAAAGACGGCCTGATTTCTGTGATTACACCAATCAGCGAAACTGAACACGGTGAAGCTTTCTCTTCTGCGTTTAACAGCTTTTTCGTCGCTCATTCGAACTTATTCGCGCTTCCGACAAAAAATCAGCTGCGGCAGATAACGTCCGACTGCCAGTTTGAGCTGTTTGACTTAGATCCGATTATTAAAGAAGGCTCGTGGTTTACGTTCTGGCTGAGTCCTGGAATTACGCTTCACGATCTCAGGCAGACACAGCTCGCCGGAAGCACCGAGCAGACGCTGGCGAAACAGCAGCAGATGTCTTCTTAG
- a CDS encoding NAD(P)/FAD-dependent oxidoreductase: MRTEVFIAGGGVGGLALAAKLASRGVHVTIAEQLKSKSRAYKGELLQPKTLEILHRLGVLDEIEASGHVIDQLRFQEIKRCPGREPENIQLTELNYSRVASRYDHALMVPHETTKDILREKAQNYEKYFHYLPGARFLGFENGRAKVRQKKETIHIEADIYVGAEGRSSPTRDAMNVRMKRKEYNHHFLTVTIPRPETFTKGKIITTTSCFLGLFPLPDNEVRTVYLIKAGEFKKIKQKGLDYVYKAYGDLEPELAETVQAITDWKDIQLMIPHTYHVDRYVSGNLTLVGDAAHTVHPMAGEGMNLAIQDADVLGELLAWCKEEGKSYHEHLHYYEDVRKPRVSFLLALSHMSALVYSFSNPWWRKLRMRAVQRIYDDDQLHVKQMLNISGLGRWNFSLLDRAIQGSMLPVRRKRISDQKQQDKLFSEQEDYPWKF; the protein is encoded by the coding sequence GTGAGAACCGAGGTGTTTATTGCCGGGGGAGGAGTCGGCGGCCTCGCCTTAGCCGCAAAGCTGGCCAGCCGCGGTGTCCACGTGACCATCGCTGAACAGCTAAAATCAAAGTCGCGCGCGTATAAAGGCGAACTTTTGCAGCCAAAGACACTCGAAATCCTCCATCGTCTCGGTGTGCTTGATGAAATCGAAGCAAGCGGCCATGTCATCGATCAGCTTCGCTTTCAGGAAATAAAGCGCTGTCCCGGGCGAGAGCCGGAGAACATCCAGCTGACCGAGCTGAATTACAGCCGCGTCGCCAGCCGCTATGACCATGCACTCATGGTTCCTCATGAAACAACGAAGGACATCCTGCGTGAAAAAGCTCAAAACTACGAAAAGTATTTTCATTACTTACCAGGCGCCAGGTTTCTAGGTTTTGAAAATGGCCGCGCCAAAGTCAGGCAGAAAAAAGAAACCATTCACATCGAAGCCGATATTTATGTCGGAGCGGAAGGGCGCTCGTCCCCAACGAGAGACGCGATGAACGTCAGGATGAAGCGCAAGGAATACAACCATCACTTTTTAACCGTAACGATTCCAAGGCCGGAGACTTTTACAAAAGGGAAAATCATTACGACGACAAGCTGCTTTCTCGGACTATTTCCATTACCCGACAACGAAGTACGTACCGTCTATCTCATTAAAGCCGGCGAGTTTAAAAAAATTAAGCAAAAGGGTCTCGACTATGTCTATAAGGCCTATGGAGACCTGGAACCTGAGCTTGCCGAGACGGTCCAAGCGATCACTGACTGGAAAGACATCCAGCTGATGATTCCCCACACGTACCACGTCGACCGCTATGTATCAGGCAACCTTACCTTAGTGGGAGACGCCGCACATACCGTTCACCCGATGGCCGGGGAAGGGATGAACTTGGCGATTCAGGATGCCGATGTGCTCGGTGAACTGCTTGCCTGGTGTAAGGAAGAAGGTAAGTCGTATCACGAGCACCTTCATTATTATGAAGACGTTCGAAAGCCGCGCGTCTCGTTTTTATTAGCATTAAGCCATATGTCCGCACTCGTCTATTCTTTTTCAAACCCATGGTGGAGGAAGCTGAGAATGCGGGCGGTCCAGCGCATCTATGACGACGATCAGCTGCACGTAAAGCAGATGCTGAATATCTCAGGGCTTGGGCGCTGGAATTTTTCCCTGCTCGACCGTGCGATTCAGGGAAGCATGCTGCCGGTGAGGAGAAAGAGAATCTCTGATCAAAAGCAGCAGGACAAGTTATTCAGTGAACAGGAAGACTATCCATGGAAATTTTAA
- a CDS encoding DNA-directed RNA polymerase subunit beta, which yields MAIEEKQLRKPKKEKKPKARQPRAERRRMIPIWLRIVIVLVLSVVALATGLMIGYGVLGDGNPTDALKWSTWQQIIDIMSGK from the coding sequence ATGGCAATAGAGGAGAAACAACTAAGAAAACCAAAAAAAGAGAAGAAGCCAAAGGCGCGGCAGCCAAGAGCAGAAAGGCGCCGCATGATACCCATTTGGCTCCGGATCGTAATTGTACTCGTTCTTAGTGTTGTGGCCCTCGCTACGGGTCTGATGATCGGATATGGGGTACTCGGCGACGGTAATCCGACCGATGCTCTTAAATGGTCCACCTGGCAGCAGATCATCGATATCATGTCAGGCAAATAG
- the fabZ gene encoding 3-hydroxyacyl-ACP dehydratase FabZ, which yields MLDIQQIKEIIPHRYPFLLIDQVEEIEEGKRAVGYKNVTMNEPFFQGHFPDYPVMPGVLITEALAQMGAVAMLKKEENQGKLAFFTGIDKCRFKRQVKPGDRLKLEVEIIRLKGPIGKGKATATVDGEVACEAEIMFALK from the coding sequence ATGCTGGACATTCAACAAATTAAAGAAATCATCCCCCACCGCTATCCCTTCTTGCTGATCGACCAGGTCGAAGAAATCGAAGAAGGAAAGCGCGCGGTCGGGTACAAAAACGTAACGATGAATGAGCCGTTCTTCCAGGGACACTTCCCGGATTACCCGGTAATGCCCGGTGTTCTTATTACAGAAGCCCTTGCGCAAATGGGGGCTGTTGCGATGCTTAAGAAAGAAGAAAACCAGGGCAAGCTTGCCTTTTTCACAGGAATTGACAAGTGCCGCTTTAAGCGCCAGGTTAAGCCCGGTGATCGGCTGAAGCTTGAAGTCGAAATCATCCGTTTAAAAGGACCAATCGGCAAAGGAAAAGCCACCGCTACAGTTGACGGGGAAGTCGCGTGTGAAGCTGAAATCATGTTCGCGTTAAAATAA
- the pgsB gene encoding poly-gamma-glutamate synthase PgsB encodes MFILILSLTAFLLGAREKVRNNKNIESIPVRVNVNGIRGKSTVTRLTTGVLQKAGYKTVGKTTGTDARMLYWFDGQEEPIKRRMEGPNIGEQRKVLEQTVKLNADALVSECMAVKPDYQVIFQEQLLQANIGLIVNVLEDHMDVLGPTLEEVADSFGEAIPYDGDLIVNDSSFVPHFREIAAERNTKVHVCDTSLVSEDFLKKFEYMVFPENAALALAVADILGIDHETAKQGMLEAWPDPGAMQILPIGDEDNPSFLVNGFSANDPTSTLNIWERVKLLSYPTEEPVVIMNCREDRVDRTEQFAKQVLPHLPAETLILMGETTAPIVDEHKNGALPVKNLLDLESYETEEIVRVLGPYLSGKTIYGIGNIHGGAEELVKRLEQKKIDKVTA; translated from the coding sequence ATTTTTATTTTGATATTAAGTTTGACTGCTTTCTTACTTGGGGCCAGGGAGAAAGTGAGAAACAACAAAAACATAGAAAGTATCCCGGTACGGGTCAATGTGAATGGCATTCGAGGAAAATCGACGGTGACGCGGTTAACCACAGGGGTTTTACAGAAGGCCGGTTACAAAACCGTAGGGAAAACGACAGGAACTGATGCGCGGATGCTTTACTGGTTTGATGGCCAGGAAGAGCCGATTAAGAGAAGAATGGAAGGCCCGAACATCGGCGAGCAGCGGAAAGTGCTGGAACAGACGGTGAAGCTGAATGCGGATGCGCTTGTCAGTGAATGCATGGCGGTTAAGCCGGATTATCAAGTCATTTTCCAGGAACAGCTTCTGCAGGCGAATATCGGTCTAATCGTAAACGTGCTCGAGGATCATATGGACGTGTTAGGGCCGACGCTGGAGGAGGTCGCGGATTCCTTCGGGGAGGCGATCCCGTATGATGGCGATTTAATCGTCAATGACAGCTCGTTTGTGCCTCATTTTAGAGAAATCGCAGCAGAGCGGAATACGAAGGTACATGTATGTGATACATCGCTTGTATCCGAAGACTTTTTGAAAAAATTCGAGTACATGGTCTTCCCGGAAAATGCCGCACTGGCTCTTGCTGTGGCGGATATTTTAGGGATTGACCATGAAACAGCCAAGCAGGGAATGCTTGAAGCCTGGCCGGACCCAGGGGCGATGCAGATCCTGCCGATCGGGGATGAAGATAACCCAAGCTTTCTAGTCAACGGGTTTTCAGCGAATGACCCGACATCGACACTCAACATCTGGGAGCGGGTGAAACTGTTGAGCTATCCGACAGAAGAGCCTGTAGTGATTATGAACTGCCGCGAGGACCGTGTTGATCGGACGGAACAATTTGCGAAACAGGTACTGCCGCACTTACCGGCAGAAACGTTAATTTTGATGGGAGAGACAACAGCGCCGATTGTTGATGAGCATAAAAACGGTGCACTGCCTGTCAAAAACCTTTTAGATCTGGAAAGTTATGAAACCGAAGAAATCGTGCGGGTCCTCGGCCCGTACCTGTCTGGCAAAACCATTTATGGCATCGGAAATATACATGGCGGTGCCGAGGAACTCGTAAAACGGCTTGAACAGAAAAAAATAGATAAAGTTACGGCATAG
- a CDS encoding efflux RND transporter periplasmic adaptor subunit, giving the protein MKRTILSLFLLAAALFTLTACNQNEGEETTEERITPVETARVEQGDFIIDRKIAGRAAPGESSPVLPSIPGELVTLNVAKGDRIEKGQTVGVVNPGDQGNQVELQEVSVRQAEAQLENAQTQYDQAVEGVNMAEEQLELIRESAGTQSTQTALEEQVNSAQQLADEAKKLADKGSVPQSIYEQAKSRADQAQKQFNQTLDQAGATASAQASQAEAQAEAQLKQAKQAVTQAEQAVEQAQLGLEQAQIQLDAARTQTENEAIIAPRTGEVTTLEASEGDDVTNQQPFATITSLNPMTIVASVTSNQLSLFEKGEELEVEIEGETFTSTIDYVPSIPDDTNLYPVEATISNDEENIKPGMMASFVLPETAVEGALIVPTDAITEQSGQSFVYRINGDTVKRVDIEVVESQTDRSAIEGDLSVDEEVVTSGQLTLEDGAKIEVMEKEEDE; this is encoded by the coding sequence ATGAAACGTACGATTCTCAGCCTCTTTTTGCTCGCAGCCGCACTTTTCACCCTTACCGCGTGCAATCAGAACGAGGGCGAAGAAACGACCGAAGAACGGATCACACCTGTGGAAACCGCCCGAGTGGAACAAGGAGACTTTATCATTGATCGAAAAATAGCTGGGAGGGCTGCGCCAGGGGAGAGTTCTCCCGTGCTTCCGAGCATCCCTGGTGAGTTAGTGACGTTGAACGTAGCCAAGGGAGACCGTATCGAGAAAGGCCAGACGGTCGGCGTTGTGAACCCTGGGGATCAGGGGAACCAGGTCGAACTACAGGAGGTCTCTGTCCGCCAGGCAGAAGCCCAGTTAGAGAATGCACAGACACAGTATGACCAGGCCGTAGAAGGCGTAAATATGGCCGAAGAACAGCTTGAGCTGATCAGAGAATCGGCAGGTACTCAAAGCACACAGACGGCTCTAGAAGAACAGGTTAATTCTGCCCAGCAGCTTGCCGATGAAGCGAAGAAGCTGGCGGATAAAGGATCGGTGCCTCAGTCGATTTATGAACAGGCGAAAAGCCGCGCGGATCAGGCGCAAAAGCAGTTTAATCAAACGCTTGACCAAGCCGGCGCAACCGCGTCAGCACAGGCTTCTCAAGCTGAAGCTCAGGCCGAGGCTCAGCTGAAGCAGGCCAAGCAGGCCGTCACACAGGCCGAGCAGGCTGTGGAACAGGCGCAGCTTGGTTTAGAACAGGCACAGATTCAGCTGGATGCTGCGCGCACTCAAACGGAAAACGAAGCCATCATCGCACCTCGTACGGGAGAAGTAACAACTCTTGAAGCAAGCGAAGGGGACGACGTGACGAATCAGCAGCCGTTTGCGACGATTACGAGCCTCAACCCGATGACGATTGTAGCGTCAGTTACGAGTAATCAGCTGTCTCTTTTTGAAAAAGGGGAAGAGCTCGAAGTAGAAATCGAGGGTGAAACTTTTACATCAACGATTGATTATGTTCCTTCCATTCCTGATGACACGAATCTTTACCCTGTTGAAGCGACAATCAGCAATGATGAAGAGAATATTAAACCAGGCATGATGGCTTCTTTCGTCCTTCCGGAAACCGCGGTGGAAGGTGCGCTGATCGTACCGACCGATGCGATTACCGAGCAAAGCGGGCAGTCGTTTGTATATCGTATAAATGGTGACACCGTTAAACGTGTTGATATTGAAGTCGTTGAATCCCAGACGGATCGAAGCGCCATTGAGGGTGATCTATCTGTAGACGAGGAAGTGGTCACGAGCGGACAGTTGACATTAGAAGACGGGGCAAAGATCGAAGTTATGGAAAAAGAGGAGGACGAATAA
- a CDS encoding vanadium-dependent haloperoxidase, producing MSVNYRRWSSYPYQGEQAPPTAYPAPAYYPMFFMIRQENGFLDPYGKRINWQIKNPAEVNWGTELSIVERILSSLTPQNIQMAQYWGNSEAAQNMIPMIFNLAKKYRLGSPYTARILGYFNAAVNDAFVVSWYFKYLWDVARPNQYDRNLPPVLPTPRFPSYPSAHAAVAGCAESVLTYFFPPEAAGIKKVMEECAKSRLYAGVHFKVDNDEGLRLGRQIGDIVVSVLENQKPE from the coding sequence ATGAGTGTAAATTACAGAAGATGGTCATCATATCCCTATCAAGGAGAGCAAGCCCCGCCTACAGCTTATCCTGCGCCAGCGTATTATCCGATGTTTTTTATGATTAGGCAGGAAAATGGATTCCTGGATCCCTATGGAAAGCGTATTAATTGGCAAATTAAAAATCCTGCTGAGGTGAATTGGGGTACAGAGTTATCGATTGTCGAAAGAATATTATCCTCCCTGACACCTCAAAATATCCAAATGGCACAATACTGGGGAAATTCTGAAGCTGCTCAGAATATGATTCCTATGATTTTCAATTTAGCCAAAAAATATAGGCTCGGTTCGCCATATACGGCTAGAATTCTTGGATATTTTAACGCTGCAGTGAATGATGCCTTTGTGGTGTCGTGGTATTTTAAATACCTTTGGGATGTGGCACGTCCTAATCAATATGACAGAAACCTGCCTCCCGTTCTGCCTACCCCGCGTTTTCCTTCCTATCCTTCCGCACATGCCGCTGTAGCAGGGTGTGCAGAATCCGTATTGACTTATTTCTTTCCACCCGAAGCCGCAGGAATAAAAAAGGTAATGGAAGAGTGCGCCAAATCCCGTTTGTATGCGGGCGTCCATTTTAAAGTGGATAATGATGAAGGGTTGAGATTAGGCAGGCAAATTGGAGATATAGTTGTAAGCGTTTTGGAAAACCAAAAACCTGAATAG
- a CDS encoding efflux RND transporter permease subunit, translating to MKLVNLSVKRPVGVIMVIAAILALGFVSLRSLTIDLYPDIDLPVAVVSTTYEGAAPQEVERLVSQPIESSVSAIEGMEVLQSQSQAGASLIFMQFSTGTDLDSTLLEVRERVDQVREALPEGAGEPSVLRFDPQQLPIMTVGLSGAEPEQLQQIAEDQIIPQLERQEGVASIDIEGGKTREVQIFIDRSLMANYELTSDQIVQALNASNQSASAGSIQKGDQDLQIRVEGEYDSIEDIEETIVQSPSGAQVTIDQIAKVQETYETDNVSQVNGEESVALSILKKTDANTVETSDNVREALDEIKGDLPENANTEIILDTSEFVKISINSVVINIIIGGIISVAVLMLFLKSVRATLVIGISIPIAIISTFIMMYFTGETLNVLTMGGMALGIGMIVDSSIVILENIVSYRQKGHNMVESAKLGASELAPAVIASATTTLVVFLPIIFVEGIASELFTPLALTISFALIASLAVSVTLVPMLSSKLLTKPLQTSGRRYWFDRFLNYVNNKYRTLLSRVLKWRKTTVAATLALIAGSIALVPWIGTEFIPPSDQGQITISVDMPAATSLESTQETTDTINERLENFSDEIEVSYLTIGGGMFGGPGGGGANDSADYTLQLVAPDERERTTQQVMKEIDESLQDIPGADIAVSELEAGLGTGAPLEIKINGNEYEVLDELSQQIVYMMEDIEGVSAPTSSTEEGRPEMQINVDHQRAAQYGLTEQQVIGQVQTAFTGQIATRYREAGEEINVSLILPEEQRQTIADLEGMSLQTPTGSVIPLATVADLEQVQGPVSLQREDQQPQVNVEAEVVDRDLGSVTEDVRAELERLNFPDGYTYEIGGQAQDMEEAFGDLALALVFSIFLVYAVMAVQFENFLFPFIIMFSLPATIIGITGGLFITGLSFSLPAFVGIIMLAGIVVNNAIVLVDYINILRRRGYDRTEAILDAGPSRLRPILMTTLTTVLGMVPLAIGIGQGSEAQQPLAVTIIFGLTVSSFFTLILIPVVYTYFDDLSQKITGFFRKRRDEV from the coding sequence GTGAAGCTCGTCAATCTCTCAGTTAAACGCCCGGTCGGCGTCATTATGGTCATAGCGGCGATCCTGGCCCTCGGGTTCGTGTCGCTGCGATCACTTACGATCGATCTATATCCAGACATTGATTTGCCGGTTGCCGTCGTTTCTACGACTTACGAAGGAGCGGCACCGCAGGAAGTCGAGCGGCTCGTCAGCCAGCCGATTGAATCATCCGTCAGCGCCATCGAAGGAATGGAAGTGCTCCAGTCCCAGTCTCAAGCTGGCGCTTCGCTTATTTTTATGCAGTTTAGCACGGGAACCGATCTCGACAGCACCTTGCTTGAAGTAAGGGAGCGGGTCGACCAGGTGAGAGAAGCTCTTCCTGAAGGAGCGGGTGAACCAAGCGTGCTGCGCTTTGATCCCCAGCAGCTGCCGATTATGACGGTCGGTCTCTCAGGAGCAGAGCCGGAGCAGCTTCAGCAGATCGCTGAAGACCAGATCATCCCGCAGCTTGAACGTCAGGAAGGGGTCGCTTCGATCGATATTGAAGGCGGCAAGACACGCGAAGTTCAGATCTTCATCGACCGATCCTTAATGGCGAACTATGAACTTACCTCTGATCAGATTGTGCAGGCCCTTAATGCGTCGAACCAGTCGGCTTCCGCCGGCTCGATTCAAAAAGGGGATCAGGACCTGCAAATTCGGGTTGAAGGGGAATATGACTCCATCGAAGATATCGAAGAAACGATCGTCCAATCGCCATCAGGCGCACAGGTGACGATTGATCAAATCGCCAAAGTTCAGGAAACCTATGAAACGGATAACGTCTCCCAGGTGAACGGTGAGGAATCCGTGGCGCTTTCGATTTTGAAAAAAACCGACGCCAACACGGTAGAGACTTCTGATAACGTGCGTGAAGCTCTAGATGAAATCAAAGGAGACCTTCCGGAGAACGCGAATACGGAAATCATCCTTGATACAAGCGAATTCGTTAAAATTTCCATCAACAGTGTGGTTATCAACATCATCATCGGCGGGATTATCTCTGTCGCTGTTCTGATGCTGTTTTTAAAAAGCGTTCGGGCGACGCTCGTTATCGGGATTTCGATACCGATCGCAATTATTTCCACGTTTATTATGATGTATTTTACCGGCGAAACGCTCAACGTCCTGACGATGGGCGGCATGGCGCTTGGAATCGGGATGATCGTCGACAGTTCGATCGTAATTTTAGAAAATATCGTCAGCTACCGGCAAAAAGGACACAACATGGTGGAGTCGGCCAAACTCGGAGCCTCTGAGCTCGCTCCCGCCGTTATCGCCTCGGCCACAACGACACTCGTTGTCTTCTTGCCGATTATATTCGTAGAAGGGATCGCGTCCGAGCTGTTCACACCGCTTGCGCTCACGATTTCCTTTGCACTGATCGCATCACTCGCCGTATCTGTCACACTTGTGCCGATGCTGTCCTCAAAGCTTTTAACAAAACCATTGCAGACAAGCGGACGCCGCTACTGGTTCGACCGCTTCTTAAATTACGTGAATAACAAATATCGCACGCTGCTGTCGCGCGTGCTGAAGTGGCGCAAAACAACGGTCGCCGCGACGCTCGCCTTAATTGCAGGGTCAATTGCACTTGTTCCGTGGATCGGCACGGAGTTCATCCCGCCATCTGACCAGGGACAGATCACGATCTCTGTCGACATGCCGGCCGCCACGTCGCTTGAAAGCACACAGGAGACGACCGACACTATCAATGAACGGCTGGAAAACTTCAGCGATGAAATTGAGGTCAGCTACCTGACGATCGGCGGCGGAATGTTTGGGGGACCTGGGGGAGGCGGAGCAAATGACAGTGCGGATTACACCCTCCAGCTGGTCGCCCCTGATGAGCGGGAGCGCACGACCCAGCAGGTGATGAAAGAGATCGATGAGTCACTTCAGGACATTCCTGGCGCTGATATTGCTGTCAGCGAGCTCGAAGCCGGACTTGGTACGGGAGCTCCGCTTGAGATAAAAATTAACGGAAATGAATACGAAGTGCTCGATGAACTTTCACAGCAAATAGTCTATATGATGGAAGACATTGAAGGCGTCAGCGCTCCGACGTCCAGTACAGAAGAGGGACGCCCGGAGATGCAGATCAACGTCGATCATCAGCGTGCTGCGCAGTACGGCTTAACCGAGCAGCAGGTGATCGGCCAGGTGCAGACCGCTTTTACCGGACAGATCGCGACACGCTACCGCGAAGCTGGAGAAGAGATTAACGTTTCGTTAATTTTACCGGAGGAACAGCGTCAGACGATTGCCGACCTAGAAGGCATGTCCCTGCAGACACCAACAGGAAGCGTCATTCCACTGGCTACGGTCGCTGACTTAGAGCAGGTGCAAGGACCCGTCTCCTTACAAAGGGAAGACCAGCAGCCGCAAGTCAACGTGGAAGCGGAAGTTGTCGACCGCGACCTCGGAAGTGTCACAGAAGACGTGAGAGCTGAGCTTGAGCGCCTGAATTTTCCTGATGGATATACGTATGAAATCGGTGGTCAGGCCCAGGACATGGAGGAAGCCTTCGGTGACCTCGCGCTTGCTCTTGTGTTCTCGATCTTTCTCGTCTACGCCGTAATGGCCGTGCAGTTTGAGAACTTCCTGTTTCCTTTTATCATCATGTTCTCACTGCCGGCCACGATCATCGGCATCACCGGTGGTCTGTTTATCACCGGCCTGTCGTTCAGTCTGCCGGCGTTTGTCGGGATTATCATGCTCGCCGGAATCGTCGTCAACAACGCCATAGTGCTCGTCGACTATATCAATATTCTAAGGCGGCGCGGCTACGACCGGACCGAGGCTATTTTGGATGCGGGCCCAAGCCGTCTGAGACCAATTTTGATGACCACCTTAACGACCGTCTTGGGCATGGTGCCGCTTGCGATCGGAATCGGACAGGGATCCGAAGCCCAGCAGCCGCTCGCGGTGACGATTATCTTCGGCTTAACCGTATCAAGCTTCTTTACACTCATCTTAATTCCAGTCGTCTATACGTATTTCGACGACCTATCACAAAAAATCACAGGCTTCTTCCGCAAAAGACGCGATGAAGTTTAA
- a CDS encoding transposase: protein MPRGKRIWYPGAMYHITARGNRKENIFLSDYDRMKYLATIQKVKTKFRFNLHAYCLMSNHIHLLIETTQFPPGKILHLLHLNYSKYFNKKYDHVGHLFQGRYWDKLIMNRYYFTKACSYIHLNPSTANLLDEENSPLWSSHYYYANNESDPLITKELLLAYIDALSYDEWYKLQQFENKK, encoded by the coding sequence ATGCCAAGAGGTAAACGAATCTGGTATCCGGGCGCGATGTACCACATCACCGCAAGAGGAAATCGAAAGGAAAATATCTTCTTAAGCGACTATGACCGAATGAAGTATCTGGCTACCATTCAAAAAGTAAAAACTAAGTTTCGCTTTAATCTTCACGCCTACTGTTTAATGAGCAACCACATCCACTTATTGATTGAAACCACTCAGTTTCCCCCAGGAAAAATCCTTCATCTGCTTCACCTCAACTACTCTAAATACTTCAATAAGAAATACGATCATGTCGGCCATTTATTCCAAGGCAGGTACTGGGATAAGCTAATCATGAATCGCTATTACTTCACGAAAGCCTGCAGTTACATCCATCTGAACCCCTCAACCGCAAACCTTCTTGATGAAGAAAACAGTCCGCTCTGGTCTTCCCACTATTACTATGCCAACAACGAATCCGACCCCTTAATCACAAAAGAACTGCTTCTCGCCTACATTGACGCCCTCTCCTATGACGAATGGTACAAACTTCAGCAATTTGAAAACAAAAAGTGA